CGGCAGGACGACGAACGGGCGCTTTTGATCGCGCCACAGCCTCACGCTGCCGGCGGTATCGGCGGCGGAACGACTCCCGTGTTCTTCGGCGGGACGGTAATTACCCTTCCTGACTTCCACCCCGTTCGCACGCTGGAGCGGATCGAGCAGGAATCGATCACTTATCTGCTGGCCGTGCCGGCGATGTTGCAGGCGATGATGAGCGCCGATCCATCCCGGTTCGATACCGACTCACTGGAGGTGCTCGTCTCGTTTGGATCGCCACTGTCCGCAGATCTCGCTCACCGCGTCGCAGAGGCGTTTGATCCGGACTATTTCGGGAACCATATGGGTGCGACAGAGATTGCCTGGTACCTGACCCGGGACGTCACCGCCGATCTCGATGCCGCTACCTCGCCGGGGACCGCTGCAATCAACGTCGAAACCCGCGTTGTCAAACTAGACGAGAACGGGGAAGCAGGCGGTCCAGACGACCGCTGTGAGTCGGGTGAGACAGGGGAACTCATCGCAAACACGCCGTACGGCATGGATCGGTACTTCAATCGGGCGGAGGCAACCAACGAGGCATTTCGGGACGGCTGGTATTACACGGGGGACCTCGGCCATCTCGACGAGGACGGACGCTTCCGGCCCGAGGGGCGGAAGACCAACATGATCATCTCCGGCGGCATCAACGTCTCCGACGTCAACGTCGAACGTATCCTCGGGGAGCATCCCGCGGTCGTAGACGTTGCGGTAGTTGGTGTTCCCGACGAGAAGTGGGGAGAACGGGTTGTTGCATCCGTCACGAGGGAATCGGACTCGTCGCTGACTGAAGCGGAGCTATTGGAGTGGTGTCGTGAGCGGGACGACCTCGCCGACTTCCAGCGTCCCAAAGCAGTCGAGTTCGTGGACGAACTCCCGCGGTCGGCGACGGGAAAGGTTCAGAAATTCAAGATCGAGAAGAGGATCACGTCATAATCCATGACCGAGATCACCGAGGAGCGGGTTGCTGCCGAACTGGAGGGAGATTTCGTCGTCTTCCGCATCGGAATGCGAGTGCACAGGCTCTGGAAAGTCCACAAGTGGTTCCCCATCTTTCGCGGAATGGCGAAGATGCTCGACGAACTGGAATCCGACCCGGATAGCGGGTTGTTGGCATATGATACGAACCTTGGGATTCGTAATCACGAGTTCGTCCAGTACTGGGAATCGTTCGAGAAACTCCGTGAGTACGCGCTCGATCCGGAGGCCCGTCACGCTCCGGCAATGAAGTGGACGAACCGGATTATAGAAGAGAGCGACGCGGTCGGGATCTGGCACGAGACCTATCTAGTGCGCGGGGATGAGTACGAGACTATCTACCACAACATGCCAGCCACGGGACTGGGAAAGGCTGGAACACTCCATCCTGCGACGGGACTCCGTAAGACTGCTACCGGACGACTCGGAGAGACTGGCGATACAGACGGTGTAGCGAGCGAACACCAATGACGTTCGACACGATGCTTGAGCTATGTGGGGATGAACACCGTCCC
The Halalkaliarchaeum desulfuricum DNA segment above includes these coding regions:
- a CDS encoding DUF4188 domain-containing protein, whose protein sequence is MTEITEERVAAELEGDFVVFRIGMRVHRLWKVHKWFPIFRGMAKMLDELESDPDSGLLAYDTNLGIRNHEFVQYWESFEKLREYALDPEARHAPAMKWTNRIIEESDAVGIWHETYLVRGDEYETIYHNMPATGLGKAGTLHPATGLRKTATGRLGETGDTDGVASEHQ
- a CDS encoding class I adenylate-forming enzyme family protein, with protein sequence MRPRDVLYTNRRLVETLLHVKAEFRQDDERALLIAPQPHAAGGIGGGTTPVFFGGTVITLPDFHPVRTLERIEQESITYLLAVPAMLQAMMSADPSRFDTDSLEVLVSFGSPLSADLAHRVAEAFDPDYFGNHMGATEIAWYLTRDVTADLDAATSPGTAAINVETRVVKLDENGEAGGPDDRCESGETGELIANTPYGMDRYFNRAEATNEAFRDGWYYTGDLGHLDEDGRFRPEGRKTNMIISGGINVSDVNVERILGEHPAVVDVAVVGVPDEKWGERVVASVTRESDSSLTEAELLEWCRERDDLADFQRPKAVEFVDELPRSATGKVQKFKIEKRITS